Proteins encoded by one window of Moorella humiferrea:
- the metK gene encoding methionine adenosyltransferase, which yields MTRKLFTSESVTEGHPDKIADRIADAVLDAIIEKDPQARVACECLVSTGLVLVAGQITTSCYVDIPRVARETIREVGYTRAKFGFDCDTCAVITSIDEQSPDIAMGVNEAWEKKEGLAADEVETLGAGDQGMMFGYATRETPEYMPMPIALAHRLTRRLAEVRKERILPYLRPDGKSQVTVEYEDGRPVRVDTVVISTQHHPDINMATLRNEVLETVIKPVIPAEMLDNRTRYFINPTGRFVIGGPQGDTGLTGRKIIVDTYGGMARHGGGALSGKDPTKVDRSAAYAARYVAKNVVAAGLADRCEVQVAYAIGVARPVSISVETYGTGKISDERLVELIKAHFDLRPGAIIRDLDLRRPIYKQVAVYGHFGRTDLDLPWERLDKVEALQEAAGI from the coding sequence ATGACGCGTAAGTTATTTACTTCCGAATCGGTAACCGAAGGGCATCCCGACAAAATAGCCGACCGCATTGCCGACGCCGTGCTGGATGCCATCATTGAAAAGGATCCCCAGGCCCGGGTGGCCTGCGAATGTCTCGTCAGCACCGGTTTAGTTCTGGTGGCCGGGCAGATCACTACCAGCTGTTATGTAGACATTCCGCGGGTCGCCAGGGAAACCATTCGTGAAGTTGGTTACACGAGGGCGAAATTCGGCTTCGACTGTGATACCTGTGCGGTAATAACCTCAATTGATGAGCAATCGCCTGATATCGCCATGGGCGTCAATGAAGCGTGGGAGAAAAAGGAAGGTTTGGCCGCAGATGAAGTAGAGACCCTGGGCGCCGGCGACCAGGGAATGATGTTCGGCTATGCCACCCGGGAGACGCCGGAATATATGCCCATGCCCATTGCCCTGGCCCACAGGCTGACCCGCAGGTTGGCCGAAGTGCGCAAAGAAAGGATTCTGCCTTACTTGCGGCCGGACGGTAAATCCCAGGTAACGGTCGAGTATGAAGACGGCCGGCCGGTGCGGGTGGATACAGTCGTAATTTCCACCCAGCATCACCCCGATATTAACATGGCAACTTTGAGAAACGAAGTTTTGGAAACAGTTATTAAACCGGTGATTCCCGCAGAAATGCTGGACAACCGGACGCGGTATTTTATCAACCCCACGGGTCGTTTTGTAATCGGCGGTCCCCAGGGGGATACCGGCCTTACCGGACGCAAAATAATCGTTGATACCTACGGCGGTATGGCCCGCCACGGCGGTGGGGCCCTTTCCGGCAAGGACCCCACCAAAGTAGACCGCTCGGCGGCTTATGCGGCCCGCTATGTGGCCAAAAACGTGGTGGCCGCCGGGTTGGCCGATCGCTGTGAGGTTCAGGTGGCCTACGCCATCGGCGTAGCCAGGCCGGTATCGATCAGCGTGGAGACCTACGGCACGGGCAAAATCAGCGACGAGCGGCTGGTAGAGTTAATCAAGGCCCATTTCGACCTGCGTCCCGGGGCTATTATTCGGGATCTCGATTTGCGTCGGCCGATTTACAAACAGGTTGCGGTTTACGGCCATTTCGGCCGGACCGACCTGGACCTGCCCTGGGAGCGCCTGGACAAGGTAGAAGCCCTGCAGGAGGCTGCCGGGATTTAG
- a CDS encoding YdcF family protein, whose translation MLERLAITEDLFHKGYAPAIITTGGAGTLNPTPEGTAARLTLIASGIPRDVVYEEVKSRNTRENLEGAREIMQKHDNYQLLRAVNEARRVGIDASGCGVQKTTIFRPPLVLREVCSSYQQINK comes from the coding sequence TTGCTGGAGCGACTGGCAATTACCGAAGATCTTTTTCATAAGGGGTATGCGCCGGCGATAATTACGACGGGCGGTGCCGGTACCTTGAATCCGACCCCCGAAGGTACCGCCGCCCGCTTAACCCTTATCGCCAGCGGGATACCCCGTGATGTTGTCTATGAAGAAGTTAAATCGCGCAATACCAGGGAGAACCTTGAGGGCGCCAGGGAAATCATGCAAAAGCACGATAATTACCAATTGCTGCGGGCCGTCAATGAAGCCAGGCGGGTGGGTATAGACGCTTCCGGTTGTGGCGTTCAGAAAACGACAATATTTCGGCCACCCCTGGTGTTGCGGGAGGTATGTAGCAGTTACCAACAGATTAATAAATAA
- a CDS encoding MerR family DNA-binding transcriptional regulator — protein sequence MELLTISKAAKKLGVHPNSLRNWEKRGLIKPVRLPGGQRRYSMDELQ from the coding sequence ATGGAACTATTAACCATCAGCAAAGCGGCAAAGAAACTGGGCGTCCATCCTAACAGCCTGCGCAACTGGGAAAAGCGGGGCTTAATCAAGCCTGTCCGTTTGCCTGGAGGCCAGCGCCGGTACTCCATGGATGAACTTCAATAA
- a CDS encoding IS607 family transposase: MNFNKLLQSGQLIDGRETAVLYARVSTKKQADAGNLERQMERLRQYAGEHGFTIRAEFADVASGLNQKRRGLANVLKLAEQGEYKKLIIEYPDRLARFGYSYIERHLKYCGVEIIAIAEKEPEDAHTELVRDLLAIVTSFTARLYGARGGKKVRQGFRKLIAGVELDEETAKEQKENE, from the coding sequence ATGAACTTCAATAAGCTCTTACAGTCCGGCCAATTGATTGACGGACGCGAGACAGCCGTGCTGTATGCCCGGGTGTCCACCAAAAAGCAGGCCGATGCCGGCAACCTGGAGCGGCAGATGGAACGGCTGCGCCAGTATGCTGGAGAACACGGGTTTACCATCAGGGCGGAATTTGCGGACGTGGCCAGCGGCTTGAATCAGAAGCGCCGTGGCCTGGCCAACGTACTCAAGTTAGCCGAGCAGGGTGAGTATAAGAAACTTATTATTGAGTACCCCGACCGGCTGGCCCGTTTCGGATATTCGTACATTGAGCGTCATTTAAAATATTGCGGCGTAGAAATAATCGCCATAGCGGAAAAAGAGCCGGAAGACGCCCATACTGAATTGGTCCGGGACTTGCTGGCCATAGTCACGTCATTTACTGCCCGGTTATACGGGGCCAGGGGCGGCAAAAAAGTGAGGCAGGGGTTTCGGAAACTAATCGCGGGAGTGGAGCTGGATGAAGAAACAGCGAAAGAACAAAAAGAGAATGAGTGA
- a CDS encoding IS200/IS605 family accessory protein TnpB-related protein, which produces MKKQRKNKKRMSELNGGLKYTICGEWFPEVYPAYRSKKWSRGDEDPLGTEMRLFCACERWAFNRLLGGRSREKLKQEGQGVFGLNSRYCDDAILKARAIIESQKELQALEIKETEAKLARAKKKFHWAAKVLDKAIKAKDPAKIEKTKRILHGRKARVKKLAAKLAELQKHEADGTIPKVVFGGRALWRQVCRGKASREEWRHTRQNRLYARGDETKGGNPNMKVAYQEGRFTLAVTISHLSEQKGTDSKGRPIMTRAPRVEGELWLPEKHRLKVWELLLSGAPYNVELIRGRDNRYRVHIAFTVTAPELVTDPNRGYLGIDTNPDGVALANVNYFGQPEPWPEGFTVPYPKALHKFAGEFQTIVHPNGFLYIKIPELAYSRSFRRTYLIGVLAQVVVNIARVLGKSIAIEDLDFGKDRLDTDKKFNRMAANFPYRKITEAIIRKAYKEGVGVKPVRPAHTSTIGYWKYMERYGVTIHHAAALAIARRAIGFKEHITKELKQKIQAIKEKLNQKANSLPGEGKGMTRKVKQQIMRLGEKVSVHNGLDRYKQESFYSVWHDLKQLALSSR; this is translated from the coding sequence ATGAAGAAACAGCGAAAGAACAAAAAGAGAATGAGTGAACTTAACGGCGGTCTTAAGTATACCATCTGCGGCGAGTGGTTTCCGGAAGTTTACCCTGCTTACCGGTCCAAGAAATGGAGCCGGGGGGATGAAGACCCGCTGGGCACCGAGATGCGCCTTTTCTGTGCCTGCGAGCGCTGGGCGTTTAACAGGTTGCTGGGGGGTCGTTCCCGGGAAAAACTCAAACAAGAAGGCCAAGGGGTATTCGGCTTAAACTCCCGCTATTGTGACGACGCCATACTGAAAGCGAGGGCTATCATAGAATCACAAAAAGAACTTCAAGCGCTGGAAATCAAGGAGACAGAAGCCAAACTCGCCCGGGCCAAAAAGAAATTCCACTGGGCTGCAAAGGTCCTGGACAAAGCGATCAAGGCCAAAGACCCGGCAAAAATCGAGAAAACCAAACGTATTCTCCACGGCCGCAAAGCCCGGGTCAAAAAGCTTGCCGCCAAACTGGCCGAACTCCAGAAGCATGAAGCTGACGGCACTATCCCCAAGGTAGTATTCGGGGGACGGGCCTTATGGCGGCAGGTCTGCCGGGGCAAGGCCAGCCGGGAAGAATGGCGCCACACCCGGCAAAACCGGTTATACGCCCGGGGCGACGAAACTAAAGGCGGCAACCCCAACATGAAGGTAGCTTACCAGGAGGGGAGATTTACCCTGGCGGTCACTATTTCCCATTTATCCGAGCAGAAAGGTACTGACAGCAAAGGAAGGCCCATAATGACCAGGGCACCGCGGGTGGAAGGAGAGCTCTGGCTGCCGGAAAAACACCGGCTCAAGGTGTGGGAGTTGCTTCTTTCCGGCGCACCCTATAACGTTGAATTGATTAGAGGCCGTGACAACCGGTACAGGGTCCATATCGCCTTCACCGTGACGGCGCCTGAATTGGTGACCGACCCCAACCGCGGCTACCTTGGGATAGACACCAACCCAGATGGGGTAGCTCTGGCTAACGTTAATTATTTTGGCCAGCCCGAGCCCTGGCCGGAAGGCTTCACTGTTCCTTATCCCAAAGCCTTGCACAAATTTGCCGGAGAGTTTCAGACGATAGTACACCCGAACGGTTTCCTTTACATCAAGATACCGGAACTGGCTTACAGCCGCAGTTTTAGACGTACTTACCTCATCGGCGTTCTGGCCCAGGTAGTGGTGAACATCGCCAGAGTTTTAGGCAAATCTATCGCTATAGAAGACCTGGACTTCGGCAAAGACCGGCTGGACACCGATAAAAAGTTCAATCGCATGGCGGCCAATTTTCCTTACCGGAAGATAACCGAAGCTATTATCCGTAAAGCCTACAAAGAAGGCGTCGGCGTAAAGCCGGTCCGGCCAGCTCACACTTCCACCATCGGCTATTGGAAATACATGGAGCGGTATGGGGTAACAATCCACCATGCCGCCGCATTGGCAATCGCCCGCCGGGCAATAGGTTTTAAAGAACACATCACCAAAGAGTTAAAACAAAAAATCCAAGCCATTAAAGAAAAGCTGAACCAAAAGGCGAATTCCTTGCCTGGGGAAGGAAAAGGGATGACCCGAAAGGTGAAGCAGCAAATCATGCGGCTGGGCGAAAAGGTTTCCGTTCATAACGGCTTAGACCGCTATAAACAGGAATCCTTTTATTCAGTCTGGCATGACTTGAAGCAGCTCGCTTTATCAAGTAGGTGA
- a CDS encoding stalk domain-containing protein yields the protein MRRENSTNKRPVVVVLMVLAAIFLFVCPAWAGGDNIAVFTIGKTSYLLNGVTFDMDVAPYIKDGRTYIPLRYVAKAMGITDENIIWDPKMKKVMIVKENQVVQLIIGSNELTINGKVVVMDVAPEVIAGRVMLPIRWLAHSLGVSIEWDSVSKTITVGGSNETAKAGTLSGDNGQEKALEKPVVDYKAILKEYKWYDKENNEWIWRVPVPEEMYQYYRSQPRIHERILKEYIEQVNNLRRRAEELRSYMEYWYQRCRILPGDSYYEAWQKYQTYMSAYNQAQSELKRILSEYQRLQWLYQAAEYRQIRDGYIPYVTEEGNYELVSTLAGVLAEKAPQNPEERIELAASFVQEAIPYVSEKGEYPKYPVETLVEGGDCEDKSILLAAILKAMGYKTALLVFRGNPGHMAIGVECPNCEGSYYLKDGVKYFYLETTSPGWAIGEVPSEHAGEGALVYVVP from the coding sequence ATGAGGCGAGAAAACAGTACGAATAAGAGGCCGGTCGTTGTTGTTTTAATGGTACTAGCGGCGATTTTTCTTTTTGTTTGCCCAGCCTGGGCCGGAGGGGATAATATCGCAGTTTTCACCATAGGAAAAACCTCGTATTTACTAAACGGCGTCACTTTTGATATGGATGTGGCACCATATATCAAAGATGGCAGAACTTACATACCGCTGCGCTATGTAGCAAAAGCGATGGGTATAACAGATGAAAACATCATTTGGGATCCTAAGATGAAAAAGGTCATGATTGTAAAGGAGAACCAGGTTGTTCAGCTTATTATTGGCAGCAATGAACTCACAATTAATGGAAAGGTTGTTGTGATGGATGTTGCCCCGGAAGTAATAGCGGGCCGGGTCATGCTGCCCATTCGCTGGTTGGCTCACTCGTTGGGCGTTTCTATAGAATGGGATTCTGTATCCAAAACCATTACTGTTGGGGGTTCTAACGAAACGGCCAAGGCAGGAACGCTTTCAGGTGACAACGGACAGGAAAAGGCCCTCGAAAAACCCGTTGTCGACTATAAAGCAATTCTCAAGGAATATAAGTGGTATGATAAAGAGAACAACGAGTGGATATGGCGTGTTCCCGTTCCGGAAGAAATGTATCAATATTACAGGAGTCAACCAAGAATCCATGAACGCATTTTAAAAGAATACATAGAACAGGTCAACAATTTAAGGCGGCGCGCAGAAGAGCTCCGGAGTTATATGGAATACTGGTATCAGCGCTGCAGGATTTTGCCAGGGGACTCTTATTACGAAGCATGGCAAAAATATCAAACGTATATGAGCGCATATAATCAAGCTCAAAGCGAACTCAAGCGAATTTTATCAGAATATCAAAGGTTGCAGTGGTTGTATCAAGCGGCGGAGTATCGGCAGATCCGTGATGGTTACATACCATACGTAACGGAAGAGGGGAATTACGAACTGGTAAGTACCCTGGCGGGAGTGCTTGCCGAAAAGGCGCCTCAAAACCCAGAAGAGAGAATAGAGTTAGCTGCATCTTTCGTCCAGGAAGCAATACCCTACGTAAGTGAAAAGGGTGAGTACCCAAAGTATCCAGTGGAGACGTTGGTAGAAGGCGGGGACTGTGAAGATAAATCCATCTTACTGGCGGCAATTCTCAAGGCGATGGGTTACAAAACGGCGCTGTTGGTCTTCAGGGGCAATCCGGGTCACATGGCAATTGGAGTTGAATGCCCAAACTGTGAGGGCAGTTACTACCTGAAGGACGGCGTTAAATACTTTTATCTTGAAACCACGTCGCCCGGTTGGGCGATCGGTGAGGTTCCATCGGAACACGCAGGAGAGGGCGCATTGGTTTACGTTGTGCCGTAA